In one Colletotrichum destructivum chromosome 2, complete sequence genomic region, the following are encoded:
- a CDS encoding Putative autotransporter, pectate lyase C-like domain superfamily: MAKKGFLALAVEIMFLCSKAQGSIPVALDPCRDDGYDAARWAADNAIRPNYVPVTTETRLSMLQHLSRLFNDSQPGNLLPAPTLICISVVAQRIFDQLQTSETGQSYSTSLNQTSVLYMTGVTVELLQAQVEKYGAPEDLPRSLGTGYNSAILAGERTTLQFSGRIETHNGSMNLYATGAGTAATLDAPRLYSSGPGAIGLFSVQEATLNVTDLRHCSGGFRSPTLAGLNIHSQGGVAHTTGPGSPLMYSLRRTMSYNLTGWTDASPAIIMEGPQYMHLSGSTITSGTIGGFLFFDWSITAQHGTGTLEATSLNLTVREGPAFYLATFSAEIILKSAWIDNPSGILLLADTSTASRDLERIEPQRWSGNPISSNSSLTITDTYGISGDIVTRGGCTVAVRLLANSSWEGGANASLVNGRGGLTVQIDETSTWTVTKNSFVRGLSITGGDISRVVDRNATVAYDKSAPESLWLQGRTYTLKNGGQLRPWN, translated from the exons ATGGCCAAGAAAGGTTTTCTCGCTCTAGCTGTTGAGATTATGTTCCTCTGCAGCAAAGCCCAGGGCTCTATTCCTGTAGCGCTTGACCCATGTCGAGATGATGGCTACGATGCTGCGCGATGGGCAGCCGACAACGCCATTCGCCCCAATTACGTTCCAGTGACGACTGAGACGAGGCTCAGTATGTTACAGCATTTGTCACGTCTATTCAACGATTCCCAGCCAGGTAATCTTCTTCCTGCACCAACACTAATCTGTATCTCAGTCGTCGCTCAAAGAATCTTCGACCAACTCCAGACATCCGAGACCGGCCAATCGTATTCGACCAGTCTCAACCAGACCAGTGTACTCTACATGACCGGCGTCACAGTCGAGCTCTTGCAGGCCCAAGTAGAGAAGTATGGAGCACCCGAAGACCTTCCCCGGTCACTCGGCACTGGTTATAACTCAGCCATTCTTGCG GGAGAGAGAACAACTCTGCAATTCTCCGGTCGAATCGAAACCCACAACGGGTCGATGAACCTGTATGCTACAGGAGCCGGAACGGCAGCCACTCTTGATGCTCCTCGATTGTACAGCAGTGGTCCTGGCGCCATCGGCCTCTTCTCTGTCCAGGAGGCCACCCTCAATGTCACTGATCTCCGCCACTGCTCGGGTGGCTTCAGGTCGCCCACCCTCGCTGGATTGAATATTCACAGCCAAGGGGGTGTTGCCCACACCACGGGGCCGGGCTCTCCACTGATGTACTCGCTGAGGCGAACAATGTCGTACAACCTGACTGGATGGACCGATGCGTCCCCTGCCATCATCATGGAGGGACCCCAGTATATGCATCTCAGCGGCTCTACCATCACATCGGGAACGATTGGtggcttcctcttcttcgactGGTCCATCACCGCACAGCATGGTACTGGCACATTGGAGGCAACGTCTCTTAATCTCACGGTTCGCGAGGGCCCAGCCTTTTACTTGGCAACTTTTTCGGCCGAGATCATACTGAAGAGTGCCTGGATCGATAACCCGTCGGGAATCCTGCTTCTCGCGGACACGAGCACTGCGTCGCGGGATCTTGAGCGGATCGAGCCCCAGCGTTGGAGCGGAAACCCGATATCGTCCAACTCATCTCTAACAATCACAGACACTTACGGTATCTCTGGCGACATCGTCACAAGAGGCGGCTGCACCGTTGCTGTTCGGTTACTCGCTAACAGTAGCTGGGAAGGCGGTGCAAACGCGTCTCTCGTCAACGGCCGTGGGGGGTTGACGGTGCAGATCGATGAGACGAGCACATGGACAGTTACCAAGAACTCGTTCGTCCGAGGTCTTTCAATCACCGGCGGCGATATCAGCCGTGTCGTGGACAGAAACGCTACTGTGGCGTACGACAAGTCTGCGCCCGAGAGCCTGTGGCTCCAGGGGCGGACGTACACTTTGAAGAACGGCGGACAGCTTCGACCTTGGAACTAA
- a CDS encoding Putative 6-phosphogluconate dehydrogenase, NADP-binding, 6-phosphogluconate dehydrogenase, domain 2 produces the protein MAAKQVGWIGLGSMGIGMSRNLQKFISSSGAPSLIYTNRTLSRGDSLKELGAIPAETVGEVARKSDVIFSCVSNDAVLQDTANEIIKSGDITNKIYVDCSTVHPDTSAAISKQITEAGGQFVAGECQSRKSFSDLAGEETKLHQAPVFGAAPMAAAGKLIFVTAGPESATSAISLYLTGVMGRSVIPMGTDVTKSSLLKIAGNIVVVSFMEVLSEAHVFAEKTGLGSPVLENMVSDMFGPVLESYSKRITSGSYAPPPDGKAGFDVALAMKDLRHALTCAKDAGTRLETCEAALRHMEKAREFETERPLDSSSMYGAVRLESGLDFYSDACKERDAKK, from the exons ATGGCAGCAAAACAGGTGGGCTGGATTGGCCTTGGGTCCATGGGTATCGGCATGTCCCGGAATCTCCAAAAGTTCATCTCTTCGTCTGGAGCGCCGAGTTTAATCTACACGAACAGAACACTGTCGCGTGGCGATTCATTGAAGGAACTGGGCGCGATTCCAGCGGAGACAGTGGGCGAGGTAGCAAGGAAGTCCGACGTGATTTTCTCTTGT GTGAGCAACGACGCCGTTCTCCAAGATACAGCGAACGAAATTATCAAATCCGGAGACATCACGAACAAAATCTATGTCGACTGTTCTACCGTCCACCCCGACACCTCGGCTGCCATATCGAAACAAATCACTGAGGCTGGTGGACAGTTTGTTGCTGGTGAGTGCCAATCACGCAAATCATTTTCTGATCTGGCCGGCGAAGAAACTAAACTCCACCAAGCTCCCGTATTCGGCGCTGCGCcgatggccgcggccggcaAGCTCATCTTCGTTACCGCCGGTCCCGAATCCGCAACGTCGGCGATCTCCTTATACCTCACCGGCGTCATGGGCCGCTCTGTTATCCCGATGGGTACCGACGTAACCAAATCGAGTCTGCTCAAGATTGCTGGCAACATTGTTGTCGTCTCCTTCATGGAGGTCCTTTCGGAGGCTCATGTATTCGCTGAGAAGACCGGGCTCGGATCACCAGTGTTGGAGAATATGGTATCAGACATGTTTGGCCCCGTCCTAGAAAGCTATAGCAAGCGTATCACGAGCGGCTCATACGCTCCGCCGCCCGATGGTAAGGCCGGCTTCGATGTTGCGCTGGCAATGAAGGACTTGAGGCATGCACTCACCTGTGCCAAGGACGCGGGTACAAGGTTGGAAACGTGCgaggcggcgttgaggcATATGGAGAAGGCAAGGGAATTCGAGACCGAGCGACCACTAGATAGCAGCTCCATGTACGGAGCAGTGCGTCTGGAGTCTGGACTGGACTTCTACTCGGACGCCTGCAAGGAGAGGGATGCTAAGAAGTAG
- a CDS encoding Putative non-hem dioxygenase domain, isopenicillin N synthase-like superfamily, with the protein MSSRPDHALPKFAHCPPTNKNLNFVHLENLDFSQFGSESARPRLAAKLLDGASRHGLFTISGHGIPEDLYDSQVDLAHALLTIPPEEKLAYETTPEDEARSRYTGFKASGSQKNKQGFHKTLDHYNIVANNLDSRKHPSILVPHLSQTNELINYFRHHLIPKLLTLVSMILEVPKEKLLSTHTSSLEGELCSEYLRYLLYNPRPAEGTGQPRDLWLGGHTDWGSFTFQFSQPVSALQILLPSGQWKWVQYLPGALVVNVGEALELLTGGIFRAAVHRAVKPPPDQERAKRVGIIYFARPPDGLKLEAIDSPVLRKSGRAQPPNQNVYTMSQYLHARNHGYKRLEFTKVTIVRDDSESSDGSGLSQIGREDT; encoded by the coding sequence ATGTCTTCTCGCCCAGATCACGCTCTTCCAAAATTCGCCCATTGCCCACCAACAAATAAGAACCTTAACTTTGTTCATCTCGAGAACCTAGATTTTTCTCAGTTTGGAAGCGAATCCGCCCGTCCTCGGTTAGCTGCGAAGCTGTTGGACGGAGCAAGTCGCCACGGCCTCTTTACCATCTCTGGCCATGGCATCCCCGAGGACCTGTATGATTCACAGGTTGACCTTGCCCACGCATTGTTGACGATTCCACCTGAAGAAAAGCTGGCATACGAGACAACACCGGAAGATGAAGCAAGGAGCCGTTACACCGGCTTTAAGGCATCGGGTAGTCAAAAGAACAAGCAAGGCTTCCACAAGACTTTAGACCACTACAACATTGTGGCAAACAATCTCGACAGCCGTAAACATCCAAGCATTCTGGTTCCACATCTTTCCCAGACAAACGAACTCATCAACTATTTCCGCCATCACTTGATACCGAAGCTTTTGACTCTTGTGTCCATGATTCTGGAAGTACCAAAGGAGAAGTTACTATCAACACACACCTCCAGTTTGGAAGGTGAGCTTTGCTCCGAGTATTTGCGCTACCTGCTGTACAATCCACGCCCTGCCGAGGGAACGGGACAACCCCGAGATCTTTGGCTGGGAGGCCATACGGACTGGGGTTCATTCACGTTCCAGTTTTCCCAGCCTGTTTCGGCGTTACAAATCCTACTGCCGTCAGGGCAGTGGAAATGGGTCCAATATTTGCCCGGGGCCCTCGTCGTTAATGTCGGCGAGGCCTTGGAGCTTCTAACCGGTGGAATCTTTCGAGCGGCGGTGCATAGAGCTGTCAAACCCCCGCCAGATCAAGAGAGAGCAAAACGGGTCGGCATCATCTACTTTGCCAGGCCTCCTGATGGCTTAAAGCTTGAGGCTATCGATAGCCCTGTTCTTCGAAAATCTGGTCGTGCTCAGCCACCGAACCAGAACGTATATACAATGTCACAGTACTTGCATGCAAGAAACCATGGATACAAGAGGCTGGAATTCACGAAGGTCACGATTGTGAGGGATGATAGCGAGTCCTCTGATGGCTCAGGGCTGTCACAAATAGGTCGCGAAGACACGTAG
- a CDS encoding Putative non-hem dioxygenase domain, isopenicillin N synthase-like superfamily, producing the protein MVADINLLPPYTPPPPTQEDLDYVDLVNIDLSKFDDPEGRKQLAKDLFEAATGYGFLTLTNHGISDETYERQMRIANAAMTLKPDEKAPYEVTPEEDARGLYAGYKPAGPLGHKGGFPKALDHYNMLVHDPKSRPHPEIIRPFMEETHEVMSYIRTNILVKLLKLVAMILEVPPESVLSTHAPGGSKTEYLRYMMCEPRSKEESEKYRDIFLAGHTDWGTWTFLFSQPIAALQVLCHHTGRYRHVKHQPHGIVVNFGEALERLTGGLFKATIHRVIQPPEDQRHLRRIGVIYFSRPADDRELVPIENSPLLQRMGTDKPIDERIFCMADYLDARKHGWKRYDFDIDRPREEGKHQDPFDGEYTDPDGHKSLGKFDNVPRLQYSLPTVKTGTA; encoded by the exons ATGGTCGCCGACATCAACCTGCTCCCGCCTTACActccgcctccgccaacCCAGGAGGACT TGGACTACGTTGATCTCGTCAACATTGACCTCTCAAAGTTCGACGATCCCGAAGGCCGGAAACAACTCGCCAAGGACCTCTTCGAGGCTGCCACGG GTTACGGATTCCTTACCTTGACCAACCATGGCATCTCGGACGAGACGTACGAGCGCCAGATGCGCATCGCCAACGCTGCCATGACTCTGAAGCCCGACGAAAAGGCTCCCTACGAAG TAACCCCGGAAGAGGACGCCCGCGGTCTTTATGCTGGGTACAAACCCGCCGGACCCCTTGgacacaagggcggcttCCCCAAGGCCCTGGACCATTACAACATGCTGGTCCACGACCCCAAGAGCCGGCCCCACCCCGAAATCATACGTCCCTTCATGGAGGAAACACATGAAGTCATGAGCTACATCCGTAccaacatcctcgtcaaGCTGCTGAAGCTTGTCGCCATGATTCTCGAGGTGCCACCGGAGTCCGTTCTGTCCACACACGCCCCCGGCGGCTCCAAGACGGAGTATCTCAGATAT ATGATGTGCGAGCCCCGGTCAAAGGAGGAGAGCGAGAAGTATCGTgacatcttcctcgccggccacACTGACTG GGGCACCTGgaccttcctcttctcccaaCCTATTGCAGCCCTCCAAGTCCTGTGCCATCACACCGGCCGGTACAGACACGTCAAGCATCAGCCGCACGGCATTGTTGTCAACTTtggcgaggcgctcgagcGTCTCACCGGCGGTCTTTTCAAGGCAACCATTCACAGAGTGATCC AGCCGCCTGAAGACCAGCGTCACCTCCGCCGCATCGGCGTCATCTACTTCTCCCGCCCCGCCGACGATCGCGAGCTCGTCCCCATCGAGAactctcccctcctccagcgCATGGGCACCGACAAGCCCATCGACGAGCGCATCTTCTGCATGGCCGACTACCTGGACGCGAGGAAGCACGGGTGGAAGCGCTACGACTTCGACATCGACCGACCCCGCGAGGAAGGCAAGCACCAGGACCCCTTTGACGGCGAGTACACCGACCCAGACGGCCACAAGAGCCTGGGCAAGTTCGACAACGTGCCGCGTCTTCAGTACAGCCTTCCCACTGTCAAGACTGGTACTGCATGA
- a CDS encoding Putative glutathione S-transferase, Thioredoxin-like superfamily, glutathione transferase family, with protein MSFGKLYYYPKAPRATQCLYIAEYNKLDIEFVEAWPIKVDASKGGVGEDYLSKFPPGKVPALERPNGFTLYECIPVSIYLAKQDPNTKLLGTTLEDEATILKWASFANSELLPPIMAWINPVIGKGPSSPEILAAAEKNSEGMVSVVEKALTGKKFLVGDELTIADLFVIAAIARGYQFVFAKEWTEKHPAIHDWYWRIKSDDIWKKIDGEPYVLDVVGGKPV; from the exons ATGAGCTTCGGAAAGCTTTACTACTACCCCAAGGCGCCTCGCGCGACACAGTGTCTCTACATCGCCGAGTACAACAA GCTTGATATCGAGTTCGTCGAAGCATGGCCGATCAAGGTCGACGCCAGCAAGGGCGGCGTGGGGGAAGACTACCTCTCGAAATTTCCTCCCGGCAAGGTTCCCGCGCTTGAGCGACCCAACGGCTTCACGCTTTACGAATGCATCCCAGTTTCGATTTACC TCGCAAAGCAGGACCCTAATACCAAGCTTCTCGGCACGAccctcgaagacgaggcaACTATACTGAAGTGGGCATCTTTCGCCAACAGCGAGCTACTACCCCCCATCATGGCATGGATCAACCCAGTCATCGGCAAGGGCCCCTCATCACCCGAGATTCTCGCGGCGGCAGAGAAGAACAGCGAAGGCATGGTCAGCGTGGTGGAGAAGGCGTTGACAGGCAAGAAGTttctcgttggcgacgagctcACGATAGCGGACTTGTTCGTGATTGCGGCGATTGCGAGAGGATACCAATTT GTCTTTGCCAAGGAATGGACGGAGAAGCACCCGGCCATCCACGACTGGTACTGGCGAATCAAGAGCGATGACATTTGGAAGAAGATTGACGGCGAACCTTACGTGTTGGACGTGGTGGGAGGAAAGCCGGTCTGA
- a CDS encoding uncharacterized protein (Putative transcription factor domain, fungi, Zinc finger C2H2-type, Zinc finger C2H2 superfamily), whose translation MSMSSVVMDESLPRPFKCATCKKGFTRQENLKRHVNTREIEQCVVFDVSGAESWQIIEAEMLPAFPATSAVRASLEGPSTKARRSTEYALETTDTDRGNSDLRKRHVENCHVSLGSPPKTAPPPPQTSTTPNVTVTVGDSPSTAAWMDVLLTHPPPPPPPPPPQSEMMDPMPQVNQSYNTTQSAISSEIRCVEAFFDCFHRNFPILHEGSFHIVSTQVPLLNVITAIGSLYCESTFDESTRKAVFESTLSSLQQYVEQNRSRYQETWVLQTFLLLEFLGIYGGNDSSFLKAQRIHRDLIDAIRLLQMSQDSSLDSLSTNSAGEDSGYGEECDEDDMQEPVSADALNDQWQSFIKKESRKRCVYMLYLLDSQLAILCNLRPMLSSLEIKYDLPCCEDIWLARSDRDWYERRRQRFKSFDEPDDNAYAHETPPSQGFFYEASQTLLHSGRGDDKDAGGGKNQPRKLRLLWASPFAAVILVTQLQMMARELTHASCLLERPKAQRRALSILTDKQHAQISQALKGIAELVPRNQKPVFSFFDFGRMDTLLPDSSDQTPLWHTFWILWYYTSITLSHPDSLLVSGVVESNLPLAIASHLATPRSKDKRDIYEDRDVFRILNDLEMALDLLNPSKSTAPPSLENPFITLLGFKICLVGWRLVRLTMPAAQRSSDALHGPGGMGIGMAINTNGRSNPSRFVLDAIMACVDSVGDDDVENAAAALAMLDGGPVDLARSEVRFLEWIVANFNKRTTWPVGKWVATVMEESLSKAREAYAVPMSE comes from the exons ATGTCCATGTCTTCCGTCGTGATGGATGAAAGCCTCCCTCGCCCCTTCAAGTGCGCCACTTGCAAGAAAGGGTTCACGCGCCAG GAAAACCTCAAGCGACACGTGAACACCCGTGAGATTGAACAATGTGTGGTCTTTGATGTTTCGGGTGCTGAATCGTGGCAGATCATAGAGGCAGAAATGCTCCCTGCTTTCCCTGCAACCAGTGCAGTGCGCGCTTCGCTCGAAGGTCCGTCAACGAAAGCAAGACGCTCGACTGAGTATGCCCTCGAAACTACAGATACTGACCGTGGGAACAGCGACTTGAGAAAGCGACATGTCGAAAACTGTCACGTTTCCTTGGGGTCACCACCCAAAACagctcctccccctcctcaaaCGTCTACGACGCCGAACGTGACCGTGACCGTGGGCGATTCGCCAAGCACGGCAGCATGGATGGATGTTTTATTGACACatcccccgccgccgccaccaccaccaccaccacaaagTGAGATGATGGACCCGATGCCGCAGGTCAACCAGAGTTATAATACCACACAGTCGGC AATTTCGAGTGAGATCCGTTGTGTCGAGGCCTTTTTCGATTGTTTCCACCGTAACTTTCCTATCTTACACGAGGGATCCTTTCACATCGTGTCGACCCAGGTGCCTCTATTGAACGTCATCACCGCCATTGGGAGTCTCTACTGCGAATCAACGTTCGATGAATCTACTCGGAAAGCCGTCTTCGAATCAACTTTATCATCACTCCAACAATAC GTGGAGCAAAACCGTTCGCGATACCAAGAAACCTGGGTCCTGCAGACGTTTCTCCTGCTTGAGTTTCTCGGCATTTACGGCGGCAATGATTCTAGTTTCCTCAAAGCGCAGCGAATCCACCGGGATCTGATTGACGCAATAAGGCTTCTGCAAATGTCGCAGGACAGCTCTCTCGACTCCCTTTCTACGAAttcggccggcgaggatAGCGGTTACGGCGAGGAGTGCGACGAAGATGACATGCAGGAACCCGTCAGTGCAGATGCGTTGAACGATCAGTGGCAAAGCTTCATCAAGAAGGAATCAAGGAAGCGGTGCGTCTATATGCTGTACCTCCTCGATTCACAGCTCGCGATTCTCTGCAACCTCCGACCGATGTTGTCCTCACTCGAAATCAAATACGACCTCCCCTGCTGTGAGGACATCTGGCTGGCTCGCTCCGACAGAGACTGGTatgagcggcggcggcagcggttCAAGTCCTtcgacgagcccgacgacaacgcctATGCTCACGAgacacccccctcccaaggATTCTTTTACGAGGCTTCACAAACCCTCTTGCACTCTGGCCGAGGCGACGACaaggatgccggcggcgggaagaATCAGCCCAGGAAACTCAGGCTTCTCTGGGCCTCCCCGTttgccgccgtcatcctcgtcacgCAGCTGCAAATGATGGCTCGCGAGCTCACGCACGCCAGCTGTCTCCTCGAGCGGCCCAAAGCACAACGGCGGGCCCTTTCCATCCTGACGGACAAGCAGCACGCGCAAATATCGCAAGCCTTGAAGGGAATCGCCGAGTTGGTGCCACGGAACCAGAAGCCGGTGTTCAGCTTCTTTGACTTTGGCCGCATGGACACCTTGCTACCAGATAGCTCGGACCAGACTCCGTTGTGGCACACGTTCTGGATATTGTGGTACTACACTTCCATCACCCTATCGCATCCGGATTCCTTGCTGGTGAGTGGAGTCGTTGAGTCAAATCTGCCTTTGGCCATCGCAA GTCACCTCGCCACACCACGGTCCAAGGATAAAAGGGACATATACGAAGATCGAGATGTTTTCCGAATT CTCAATGATCTTGAAATGGCCCTCGACCTGCTGAACCCATCAAAGTCAACAGCCCCACCATCCCTCGAGAACCCTTTCATCACCCTTCTTGGCTTCAAAATCTGTCTCGTGGGCTGGCGTCTCGTGCGGTTGACAATGCCTGCCGCTCAACGTAGCAGCGACGCTCTCCATGGGCCAGGAGGCATGGGAATCGGGATGGCGATCAACACCAACGGCCGCTCGAACCCAAGCCGCTTCGTCCTGGACGCCATCATGGCGTGTGTTGATAGCgttggtgacgacgacgtggaaAACGCGGCGGCCGCGTTGGCGATGCTAGACGGCGGACCGGTGGATCTTGCGCGAAGCGAGGTGCGGTTTTTGGAATGGATCGTTGCCAACTTCAACAAGCGGACGACTTGGCCCGTTGGGAAATGGGTGGCGACGGTGATGGAAGAGAGCTTATCCAAGGCAAGAGAGGCCTATGCTGTACCGATGAGCGAGTGA
- a CDS encoding Putative oligopeptide transporter, OPT superfamily, with translation MSPATQQHQQQQQQQPEIAGGPKAGGPGNGDAISVDTPSSGTPEKRSSEPAAPYTEGDMEKPPFVFTTQANGEEEAFDEDDPRLRDIPAYVRRIVSLHDDPELPCLTFRYFLLTIVFVIPGAFLSMMSHFRTTYAPYSIFFVQIASSYAGVWLAKILPAWEVRVPLTRFSFNLNPGPFNVKEHVLVTISAASGATYNLGYTPVAMAELYFNSRIHPAAAIFFMWGIVWTGYSFAALARQFLIYDPQFPWFTALCQTALFETQKKQRESPTASSRKQTKVFFWALLGMTLWQFLPEYVFPMLGSLAFLCWVAPNNAVANFVGAGFGGLGFLNLSLDWSNISSSGSLFLTPWWTQVVIFSGFVCSVWVLLPAAKYGHLGEWHEHLMSNRLFLENGTSYPITQLLTPEVTFNETAYQELGPPFVSTHVLWTMFFDYAAYTSAIIWAGLFGWKSIKSSFLKMMERMKSGSEISSQYNDQLSILQRSYKEVPLWWFLALFAASFVSLVTITATGNMFIPVWTYFVAIATGAFLVVPLGWLYALSNFQLAIGTVNELLYGLMVNSVSGFKNPTGASAYGAIAGNAWYRAQLNLQDMKIGHYVHLSPRAVFFSQVFGSFLGVPINYAVVRWVLDTKFDYLTGAKEDPAHQWTAQSLTSNLTMGVQYVLIGPRRLFEQHIYKVLPYGFLVGAFAPVLIYGLHRLFPRAKFQLWNTTIFFSSMSSFYGNISTGYFSSFIGGFVVMFWAYRYRYDLWARWNYILAAAFDAGFNFNMLLTFLFFGAGKIVTMPNWWGNDAASSERCFALE, from the exons ATGTCTCCGGCCACGcagcaacaccaacaacaacaacagcagcagccagagATCGCCGGGGGACCGAAGGCGGGCGGCCCGGGCAACGGCGATGCAATCTCGGTCGACACCCCCAGCAGCGGCACGCCCGAGAAAAGGTCGAGCGAACCGGCGGCTCCGTATACCGAGGGCGACATGGAGAAGCCGCCCTTCGTCTTCACCACGCAAGCTaacggcgaagaggaggcgttcgacgaggacgacccGAGGCTGCGGGACATTCCAGCCTACGTGCGTCGCATTGTTTCGCTGCACGACGATCCGGAACTGCCGTGCCTCACGTTCCGGTACTTCCTCCTcaccatcgtcttcgtcatccccgGCGCCTTCTTGTCGATGATGAGCCACTTCCGCACGACCTACGCGCCGTactccatcttcttcgtgCAGATCGCGTCCAGCTACGCCGGGGTGTGGCTCGCCAAGATCCTGCCGGCGTGGGAAGTCAGAGTGCCCCTGACGAGGTTCAGCTTCAACCTCAACCCGGGTCCCTTCAACGTCAAGGAACACGTGCTCGTTaccatctcggcggcctcgggtgCCACGTACAACCTCGGCTACACCCCTgtggccatggccgagcTCTACTTCAACTCTCGCATCCACCCTGCcgcggccatcttcttcatgtGGGGGATCGTCTGGACGGGATACTCGTtcgcggcgttggcgagacAGTTCCTGATCTACGACCCCCAATTCCCCTGGTTCACGGCTCTCTGCCAGACCGCCCTCTTCGAGACgcagaagaagcagcgcGAGAGCCCGACAGCCTCGTCCCGGAAGCAGACAAAGGTCTTCTTCTGGGCTCTTCTCGGCATGACCCTGTGGCAGTTTCTTCCGGAATACGTGTTCCCGATGCTGGGCTCTCTGGCGTTCCTCTGCTGGGTGGCGCCCAACAACGCCGTGGCAAACtttgtcggcgccggcttcgggGGACTCGGCTTTTTGAATCTCTCACTCGACTGGTCCAACATCTCCTCCAGCGGAAGCTTGTTCCTGACTCCGTGGTGGACGCAAGTTGTCATATTTTCCGGGTTTGTCTGCAGCGTCTGGGTACTGCTACCGGCTGCGAAGTACGGTCACTTGGGAGAGTGGCACGAGCACCTGATGTCTAACCGACTGTTCCTCGAGAATGGGACGTCCTACCCCATCACCCAACTTCTGACCCCCGAAGTCACATTCAACGAAACGGCGTACCAGGAGCTCGGCCCTCCCTTCGTCAGCACCCACGTGCTCTGGACCATGTTCTTCGACTATGCCGCGTACACGTCTGCCATTATCTGGGCCGGCCTCTTTGGATGGAAGAGTATCAAGAGCAGCTTCCTCAAGATGATGGAGCGTATGAAGAGCGGGTCCGAGATCAGCTCACAGTACAACGACCAGCTCAGCATCCTGCAGCGTTCCTACAAAGAGGTTCCGCTATGGTGGTTTCTGGCGCTCTTCGCGGCATCTTTCGTCTCGCTGGTGACCATTACTGCTACCGGCAACATG TTCATTCCCGTGTGGACCTACTTTGTTGCCATTGCAACGGGTGCATTTTTGGTTGTACCGCTGGGCTGGCTGTATGCTCTTAGTAACTTCCAGTTGGCTATCGGGACGGTCAACGAGCTCCTGTACGGCTTGATGGTCAACTCGGTCAGCGGCTTCAAGAATCCCACAGGCGCCTCCGCCTATGGCGCCATCGCAGGCAACGCATGGTATCGTGCTCAGCTTAACCTTCAGGACATGAAAATCGGGCACTACGTCCATCTCAGCCCAAGGGCTGTGTTCTTCTCGCAGGTGTTCGGATCCTTCCTTGGGGTGCCCATCAACTATGCCGTTGTCAGATGGGTGCTTGATACCAAGTTCGACTACCTTACGGGGGCAAAAGAGGACCCTGCGCATCAGTGGACGGCGCAGTCTCTCACGTCGAACCTTACAATGGGCGTCCAGTACGTGCTCATCGGTCCGCGTCGACTCTTTGAGCAGCATATCTACAAGGTGCTCCCTTatggcttcctcgtcggggCCTTTGCGCCGGTGCTCATCTACGGGCTGCACCGCCTGTTCCCACGCGCTAAGTTCCAGCTGTGGAACACgaccatcttcttctcgtccatgtcgagcTTCTACGGCAACATCAGCACTGGGTACTTCAGTAGCTTCATCGGAGGCTTTGTTGTCATGTTCTGGGCCTATCGCTACCGCTACGACTTGTGGGCAAGGTGGAACTACATCTTAGCAGCTGCTTTTGATGCTGGATTCAACTTCAACATGTTGTTGAcgttcctcttcttcggtgCAGGGAAGATCGTCACCATGCCGAACT GGTGGGGTAACGATGCAGCCAGCTCCGAGAGATGTTTTGCGCTAGAATGA